The Methanoregula boonei 6A8 genome has a window encoding:
- a CDS encoding META domain-containing protein: MDDDEETAFEELEEEPVILPPAPMGPWFWAVMAMIGILLLMILYGQVQGITHPIEVNLTDTQWTLSSYADAQGTMVPVKDGAGSNISFGLPGDGTLRGMSGCTAYSYQYVRNATSIHISDGSIISGSCDDPGTGNATSLYFSDLTRASGLRFRSGQIFVSDAAGRPLLVFDLAGT, encoded by the coding sequence ATGGATGACGATGAGGAGACTGCTTTCGAAGAACTGGAAGAAGAGCCGGTGATCCTGCCACCGGCACCCATGGGCCCGTGGTTCTGGGCGGTCATGGCAATGATCGGTATCCTGCTTCTCATGATCCTCTACGGCCAGGTCCAGGGCATTACCCATCCCATTGAGGTTAACCTGACAGATACACAATGGACGCTTTCTTCGTACGCAGATGCACAGGGGACCATGGTCCCGGTAAAAGACGGGGCGGGATCCAACATCTCCTTTGGCCTGCCGGGCGACGGCACCCTGAGGGGGATGAGCGGCTGCACTGCCTATTCCTACCAGTACGTGCGGAATGCGACCTCTATCCATATCTCTGATGGCAGCATTATATCCGGTTCCTGCGATGATCCCGGGACAGGAAACGCCACCTCGCTTTACTTCAGCGACCTTACCCGTGCATCCGGCCTCCGGTTCCGGTCCGGACAGATTTTTGTTTCCGATGCCGCAGGCCGCCCGCTTCTTGTCTTTGACCTGGCCGGCACCTGA
- a CDS encoding DUF308 domain-containing protein: MDAKTSCLLKGLAGVIFGGLALVVPGPLLAFFTGIILILLITGMVLSILIAISSSAEESFFWFLCAVGLLIVGIVDLLFPDSVSLIFALAIAGLAFYAGYTGVAFALTRPQTKWYLVGSVAAASVILFSVFLIYVPSMQSHLVMTVVGTIALVLGLFAILTGITVKNSEELPPSPRTLILSRIKINPANKPEEKSGDQVSK; the protein is encoded by the coding sequence ATGGATGCGAAAACGTCCTGCCTGCTCAAGGGGCTTGCAGGAGTTATCTTCGGCGGTCTTGCGCTGGTGGTGCCAGGGCCCCTTCTTGCCTTCTTTACCGGAATAATCCTGATCCTTCTTATTACGGGAATGGTCCTGTCTATCCTGATTGCCATCAGCTCCTCTGCAGAGGAATCATTTTTCTGGTTTTTGTGTGCAGTGGGCCTGCTCATTGTCGGGATAGTCGATCTGCTCTTCCCGGATTCGGTTTCGCTTATTTTCGCACTGGCCATTGCCGGGCTCGCATTCTATGCCGGCTACACCGGTGTAGCGTTTGCCCTGACCCGCCCGCAGACAAAATGGTATCTTGTGGGGAGCGTTGCCGCCGCTAGCGTGATCCTGTTCTCTGTTTTCCTTATATATGTCCCGTCCATGCAGTCACACCTGGTTATGACCGTTGTCGGGACAATCGCCCTTGTCCTTGGCCTTTTTGCTATCCTGACCGGAATAACCGTCAAAAACAGCGAGGAACTACCCCCGTCTCCCCGTACGCTTATCCTCAGCCGGATCAAGATAAACCCTGCGAACAAACCCGAAGAGAAATCCGGGGACCAGGTCTCCAAGTAA
- a CDS encoding geranylgeranyl reductase family protein, which produces MSRPAYDVVVAGAGPAGSAAARACAEQGLSVLCVEEQGTIGYPVQCAGLLSRAAFEECAVSRRSIQNTVTGARIVPSSGQPLTINAGVPKAYVVDRALLDREMAQAAADAGAEFRPKTAVCGIQDGKAITRGANGHEEIPFRILIAADGPRGTIARSLGFARPPVFLAGIQAEGVLHKEIDLVELYPDASPEFFGWVIPNGNGRARAGLCGKVQVKERFAAFLKRTGLQSDLHLVTGTIPLGVMPRTYGQRTLFVGDAAGFAKPTSGGGVYTGVRSARHAAAVAAACCEQDCFSDSALAEYERRWQEDIGRELSMGYRLFQMRQHLPAETIDQMIHAMSDPAIVQEILRYGDMDRPAKIAGILVRHPSLFRFFSPLLLSGIRSFF; this is translated from the coding sequence ATGAGCAGGCCGGCGTATGATGTCGTGGTTGCCGGTGCCGGGCCGGCTGGTTCTGCTGCCGCCCGTGCCTGTGCAGAGCAGGGGCTTTCGGTGCTCTGTGTGGAAGAGCAGGGAACCATCGGGTACCCGGTCCAGTGCGCCGGCCTCCTTTCCCGGGCAGCTTTCGAAGAATGTGCAGTTTCGCGGCGATCGATCCAGAATACCGTGACCGGCGCCCGGATCGTGCCTTCGTCCGGGCAACCTCTGACAATAAACGCCGGAGTCCCCAAGGCATATGTTGTTGACCGTGCCCTGCTTGATCGGGAGATGGCGCAGGCAGCAGCTGATGCGGGAGCAGAGTTCCGGCCCAAAACGGCGGTCTGCGGAATACAGGACGGGAAGGCGATAACCCGGGGGGCTAATGGGCATGAAGAGATTCCCTTTCGCATCCTGATCGCGGCGGATGGCCCGCGGGGTACAATAGCACGATCGCTTGGGTTTGCCCGGCCGCCGGTCTTTTTGGCCGGCATCCAGGCCGAGGGAGTTTTGCATAAGGAAATCGATCTGGTGGAACTGTACCCGGATGCATCCCCGGAATTCTTTGGGTGGGTCATTCCCAACGGTAATGGACGGGCAAGGGCCGGTCTGTGCGGGAAAGTGCAGGTCAAAGAACGCTTTGCCGCATTTCTCAAAAGAACCGGTCTTCAATCCGATCTGCACCTGGTCACCGGCACGATCCCTCTTGGTGTGATGCCTCGTACCTATGGACAACGGACGCTTTTTGTGGGAGATGCCGCCGGGTTTGCCAAACCTACCTCTGGCGGGGGGGTGTACACCGGTGTCCGGTCTGCCCGGCATGCCGCAGCGGTGGCAGCTGCCTGCTGCGAACAGGACTGCTTCTCCGATAGTGCGCTTGCAGAGTACGAGCGGCGCTGGCAGGAGGATATCGGGCGGGAACTCTCCATGGGGTACCGCCTTTTCCAGATGCGCCAGCACCTTCCGGCAGAAACTATAGACCAGATGATCCATGCAATGAGCGATCCGGCAATAGTGCAGGAAATCCTCCGGTACGGGGACATGGACCGGCCTGCAAAAATTGCCGGCATCCTGGTCCGGCATCCTTCGCTTTTCCGGTTCTTTTCGCCTCTTCTTCTTTCCGGTATTCGATCGTTTTTTTAA
- a CDS encoding metal ABC transporter permease: MVDISFSFNLLSDLQVMWQYDFMQHAFEAGTIVAIIAGIVGYFVVLRRSSFAAHALSHIGFAGAAGAVLIGVDPIIGLLLFTSGGGITIGLLGRRAASRDIQIGTVLAFMLGLGVLFISLYSGYATEAYSILFGEILGISGNNVLVTLVASLVILLLTAVVYRPLLFASLDEDVAEAKGLPTLFLGVIFMLLVAVATSISVQVVGVLLIFALMVTPAAIAQRLAKRPLNAIMISVFIALIATWIGLFVSFYEPYPVSFFITTIVFSIYLITLIFQKINASFISKRLSRHENRG, encoded by the coding sequence ATGGTTGATATTTCCTTTAGCTTTAACCTGTTATCCGATCTCCAGGTGATGTGGCAGTACGACTTCATGCAGCATGCCTTTGAAGCCGGGACAATTGTTGCGATCATCGCAGGCATTGTGGGCTATTTTGTCGTGCTCCGTCGCTCGTCGTTTGCAGCACATGCCCTTTCCCATATAGGGTTTGCAGGGGCCGCCGGAGCCGTTCTTATTGGGGTCGACCCAATCATAGGCCTCCTGCTGTTTACGAGTGGGGGAGGCATTACTATCGGGCTGCTTGGCCGGCGTGCCGCTTCCCGGGATATTCAGATCGGAACGGTTTTGGCGTTCATGCTTGGCCTGGGCGTCCTGTTCATCAGCCTCTATAGCGGGTATGCAACCGAAGCGTACTCTATCCTGTTTGGAGAAATCCTGGGCATCAGCGGGAACAATGTCCTTGTAACACTTGTTGCGAGCCTGGTAATTCTTTTGTTAACCGCTGTCGTGTACCGACCGCTTTTATTTGCATCTCTTGATGAAGACGTGGCAGAGGCAAAAGGACTGCCCACCCTTTTCCTCGGAGTAATTTTCATGCTTTTGGTTGCAGTGGCGACATCGATCTCAGTTCAGGTCGTCGGAGTCCTCCTTATTTTTGCATTAATGGTGACACCGGCAGCAATTGCTCAGCGGTTAGCGAAACGACCCCTGAATGCGATAATGATATCCGTTTTCATTGCGCTCATTGCAACGTGGATCGGGCTCTTTGTCTCGTTTTATGAGCCATACCCGGTGAGTTTTTTCATCACAACCATAGTATTTTCGATATACCTGATTACCCTAATCTTTCAGAAGATCAATGCCTCTTTTATTTCCAAAAGGCTGTCCCGTCATGAAAATAGGGGCTGA
- a CDS encoding metal ABC transporter ATP-binding protein, whose product MKDNLPPIITAENLTAGYQENTVWQNASFAIEHGEFVAIIGPNGSGKTTLFRLLLGLQQPIRGNIKVFNARPKRGNEHIGYVPQRHVIDADTTLESLELVRLGFSGNKWGLNPFSRNDHQIAFDALKAVGAEDLAHRSLGGLSGGELQRVFLAEALVSNPHLLLLDEPLSNLDIRREQELVQVIHNVVRSRDVTALLIAHNINPLLPVLDKVIYIANGRVAIGKPDEVLTSEALSALYGVQVEVLRGSRGQIAVIGTEENQHHYD is encoded by the coding sequence ATGAAAGACAACCTTCCACCGATTATCACCGCAGAAAACCTGACCGCAGGATACCAGGAAAATACCGTCTGGCAGAACGCCAGTTTTGCGATCGAACATGGCGAATTTGTTGCGATTATCGGTCCCAACGGGTCGGGTAAGACGACCCTGTTTCGTCTGCTTCTCGGGTTACAACAACCAATACGAGGCAATATTAAAGTATTTAATGCCCGGCCAAAACGCGGTAATGAGCATATCGGATACGTGCCGCAAAGGCACGTAATTGATGCCGATACGACGCTCGAATCCCTTGAACTGGTGCGGCTTGGATTTTCCGGCAATAAATGGGGATTGAACCCATTTTCCCGGAACGATCACCAGATCGCGTTTGATGCATTAAAAGCCGTCGGAGCAGAAGATCTGGCACATCGTTCCCTTGGGGGATTATCGGGGGGAGAATTACAGCGGGTATTCCTTGCAGAAGCGCTGGTAAGCAATCCACATTTACTATTACTGGATGAACCGCTGTCGAATCTTGATATCCGGCGTGAGCAGGAATTGGTTCAGGTTATCCATAATGTGGTTCGATCGCGCGATGTGACTGCGTTGCTCATCGCCCACAACATAAATCCTCTCCTGCCGGTTCTCGATAAAGTGATCTATATCGCCAACGGCAGGGTTGCTATCGGGAAGCCGGATGAAGTCCTGACCTCCGAAGCCTTGTCCGCGTTATACGGGGTTCAGGTTGAGGTACTGCGGGGTTCCCGGGGTCAGATCGCAGTCATAGGCACTGAAGAAAACCAGCATCATTACGATTAA
- a CDS encoding metal ABC transporter solute-binding protein, Zn/Mn family codes for MKSKTYVAIGGITFFIIMAIFIIVAGCTQSNSVATPPNSILNNTTQKIQIVAAENFWGSLVSQIGGTHVQVLSIVSDPNADPHEYESNTANARAFATADYIVVNGAGYDEWADKLIGAGIKPNAKVLNVANLIGQQNGDNPHFWYNPDYVNETTKQMELDLISIDPSNAKDYEQNYANLQVSLSQYQNRIGEIKQQFGGTKVAATESIFEYLANATGLDLVSPPAFTHAVAEGNDPPADSVVQFETQLQSDNVSVLVYNQQTVTPLTDNIKKLASEQGIPVIGITETIQPPDVSFQDWMNAELISLQNALNAKSLGS; via the coding sequence ATGAAGTCGAAAACGTATGTCGCCATCGGAGGAATCACATTTTTTATCATTATGGCTATTTTTATTATTGTGGCGGGTTGTACACAGTCAAATTCTGTTGCGACTCCTCCCAATTCTATTCTCAACAACACAACCCAAAAGATACAGATTGTTGCGGCTGAAAATTTCTGGGGCAGCCTGGTTTCACAGATTGGCGGGACGCATGTCCAGGTGCTGAGTATAGTTTCAGATCCTAATGCCGATCCCCATGAGTATGAAAGCAATACTGCGAATGCGCGTGCATTTGCAACGGCAGACTATATCGTTGTCAACGGTGCCGGATACGATGAATGGGCTGACAAACTTATTGGGGCAGGGATCAAACCGAATGCCAAAGTGCTGAATGTGGCCAATCTTATTGGACAACAGAACGGCGATAATCCTCATTTCTGGTACAACCCTGATTACGTGAACGAGACTACAAAACAGATGGAATTAGATCTTATTTCCATCGATCCGTCCAATGCCAAAGACTATGAGCAGAATTATGCCAACCTGCAGGTATCGCTGTCCCAATACCAGAACCGGATCGGCGAGATCAAACAGCAATTCGGGGGCACGAAAGTTGCAGCCACCGAATCCATCTTTGAATACCTGGCAAACGCTACCGGCCTGGATCTTGTCTCACCCCCGGCATTTACTCACGCTGTGGCCGAAGGAAACGATCCACCGGCAGACAGTGTTGTCCAGTTTGAAACACAGCTCCAGAGCGATAATGTGAGTGTGCTTGTCTATAACCAGCAGACAGTTACGCCGCTCACTGATAACATAAAGAAACTGGCCTCAGAACAGGGGATCCCTGTTATTGGTATAACAGAGACTATCCAACCCCCCGATGTCTCATTCCAGGACTGGATGAACGCAGAGTTAATCTCTCTTCAGAACGCGCTCAATGCAAAATCTCTGGGAAGTTAA